Proteins from a genomic interval of Kitasatospora herbaricolor:
- a CDS encoding LuxR C-terminal-related transcriptional regulator, with the protein MGVRLVVVDDHRLLAEALATALQLRGHRLLAVGSPAGAAFDLLAGRRPEVCLLGIAGPGEPGAFDVVRRIRRERPEIAVIVLGPLGELRGVAAAFAAGAAGYVRSDERIDVVERAVARVRGGEAAVTADLLRGAFDQLLRPALEPDDEALRLLRSLTRREIQVLVRIAEGEDTQAIATGMGIAPSTARTHVQRVLTKLGARTRLEAAAVAARTGLLERMPRG; encoded by the coding sequence GTGGGAGTTCGGCTCGTAGTGGTCGACGACCACCGACTGCTGGCCGAAGCACTGGCCACCGCCCTGCAACTGCGCGGACACCGCCTGCTCGCCGTCGGCTCACCCGCCGGCGCCGCCTTCGACCTCCTGGCCGGCCGCCGCCCCGAAGTCTGCCTGCTCGGCATCGCCGGCCCCGGCGAACCCGGCGCCTTCGACGTCGTCCGGCGGATCCGCCGCGAACGCCCCGAGATCGCCGTCATCGTCCTCGGCCCCCTCGGTGAACTACGCGGCGTCGCCGCCGCCTTCGCCGCCGGCGCCGCCGGCTACGTCCGCAGCGACGAACGCATCGACGTCGTCGAACGAGCCGTCGCCCGCGTCCGCGGCGGCGAAGCCGCCGTCACCGCCGACCTGCTCCGCGGCGCCTTCGACCAACTGCTGCGCCCGGCCTTGGAGCCCGACGACGAGGCCCTGCGGCTGCTCCGCTCGCTGACCCGGCGTGAGATCCAGGTCCTGGTGCGGATCGCGGAGGGCGAGGACACCCAGGCCATCGCGACCGGGATGGGGATCGCGCCCAGCACCGCCCGGACCCATGTGCAGCGGGTGCTCACGAAGCTCGGCGCGCGGACCAGGCTGGAGGCGGCCGCGGTGGCCGCCCGCACCGGACTGCTGGAGCGGATGCCCCGCGGCTGA